The Arachis ipaensis cultivar K30076 chromosome B07, Araip1.1, whole genome shotgun sequence genomic interval tagtaaattggagtctatgatgaggaattttctttggaaaggacaagttgatggaagaggattgaatcttgttagttggaaggtactggttactccaaaaaaatatggaggtttggggattagagatccttattgtgtaaatattgctcttcttgggaagctagtttggacttttttccagcagccaaacaagctatgggtccaattgttggatgccaaataccgatcatctctatatgactgttttagttatcctaagaacaaggactctcccatttggaggtgtctttgaaaggcttgggaagtgttgaaggatgggtttgcttggtgtatttggagatttgaaccagaatttttggttttctagctggaggagagaaggacggttatctaatgagatggattatgttcacatttctgattcgaatctccggatacaggatatttggtcggttggtaggtggcatttggatactctttattctcctttatctcaaaatttgaaagataatattctctcttacaatccagatgaacaagcaggtccgaaagtgggttggtattggagtgggtctgctgccaaagtctatgactcacgcaatggttacttgtggttgtgtaagcagctgtttggttgggaggagcgggagaattggctttggctttggcgtcagcttgttccggaaaagcataagtttttggcttggttgtgtcttaaggaggctcttcctactgcaagttttcgctttagaTGAGGGATGTCATCATCGGAtaggtgtccaagatgtctttctagccaggaatcggttttacattgtattcgggattgcccaaaagctcagcttgtctggcataggttggatatttcttgtcatcctttggatttgaagaactggttcttgtatcatagcagagagcatccgttcaagttcttttcgggactttggtggatatggcgagcaaggaataatgacatctttaatcccaTGAACCTTGGCCTCcggaaaaagtgatttgtctggcattaacttcagaaaaggagcttaggaatatttttgaattacaacgtatgtcccttccctctactctaaatggtttttggaatcccccatTTATTGggacttttaagattaattgtgatgctagttattttggttcgggtgatagtgttggttttgcttgtgttattagagattgtaatgggagctgacaaagggggtgtttgggaatgattgagagtaataatATTCTTCAAGgggaattgtttgctatttggagaggatatctgttagcttgggatgtgggtcaacgagatgttatttgtgagacggattgtgtggaagcatttaatcttgttactcaagatgattttgggtttattgatccactggtgctcaaaataagagatatcatgcattggaattggcgagttgactttcgtttgattatgagagatgcaaagaCACTCTGAATTGGCACAAAGGGTAGCTGATTCGggttaattttttttgtgtttgtttCGGTATTgtgataaattcatacgtatcGATAGTTTAAAATATGGACAACTAATAACAAGTTATAtggaatttatttttcacattagtatttaattttttttaaatatatattatatcaccacttttactaaaacactcttttaattaaataaaaataaaaaaatatttttaatttaattttataaaaaatcttaaaCATCCTTATTTTATTcgattagacaaaaatatccctttaaattaatcaaattttagaattcaattaatcataattttataatttcaaataatttaaacaacaaaacaaaaacatataaaaaaaacaaaaaattaaaattattctttcatcgttcttcatcttctcacgtTGCTCTCAATTTCATTCAATCTCCGCTGCTGAATCCATTTCTGTCACCACAACGACACTGTTCTTGCTTCGGGTATGAGAAGCACATTTCATTACTTGGCTTTGCTGTAAAAGTCTCACTTCCCCTAATCATTAGTGCCCCCTCTGAAGCAAAGTAGTGAAAGTCCCAAACCAAAATCGGCAAAATCCTAGCCCTAAGTTCTTTGCTGCCGCCGTCCCAGGTTCTTAGCGCTtccgcttcttcctcttccccCTGTCCGGAACCCAGGTAGCTCGGCACGTCATCCCCATCCTCGCTGGCTTCTCTTTTAATGGCAAGCTAGGCAGAAAGAAGACACTTTTAATGATTGATGTCGTGTTCTTTCTCGGTGCAATAGTTATGGCTGCAGCTCCAGCTCCATGGGTTATCTTAATTGGGAGAATTTTGGTTGGTTTGGGAGTTGGCATGGCATCCATGACAGCTCCTCTGTACATATATGAGGTCTCCCCTGCTAAGATCAGAGGAGCATTAGTCAGCATCAATTCTTTCTTAGTCACTGGTGGACAATTCTTCTCTTACCTTATCAACTTGGCATTTACCAGGGTATGCAACAAACAtcagttttttaaataaaaaactgacaGTGATAGATAAAAAGGAACAGATTGCGTAGTTTGATTGATTTATGTTTTTTAATCGATCTTTCAATTTGATTTGTTTAAGGCTACTGGAACATGGCGTTGGATGCTCGGTGTAGCAGGCGTTCTTGCTTTGGTTCAGTTCATATTGATGTTTATCCCTCCCTGAGTCACCTAGATGGTTGTATAGGCAGGTAAATACTATGTAATTGCCAAGCAAAAAAGTTTCCATGATGGTGAAGATTGAAATTTCCATGCATTAGTCTTGAATGATTCTTAATCTACTGAAGTTTATGCTGTCTCTGACAAAATACTCACATATAGGTTTGTTCTTTCTTATGTTGAATAGCAAGGATAGGGCTAAGGTTTGATATTTGAATATCTGATACATAATTATGATGAAACTCATGTTTGTTAACTTCTTCCTATGTATCTTATAGGCCATGAGTAGTCTCCTGAAAACCAATGCTGTGAAGGGTTTGCTAACAAATGcccttattttttttaaatttccaaTGCATATTTTCTCACGTTAGAAAGCTTACCAAATCCTATGACTTAAACTAAAATTCCATAATTTTTAATATCTAGCTACTCTATTGATGTCATGTGAGCTTATATAAGCATATAAAGTTGAAAAATTAATcccaaataatttattaataatacatGAGAATGATCAATCACGTGGAGCAAGAATTCTGATTTCATACATCTGCTAACCCCAAAAAAGTTTACATTGGTGCCAATTTCATGTATACTAATTTAGTTCTTTTTGGCAAAGTAAGGAAGACGAGGCAAAGCAAATTCTGTCGAAGATTTATCCCCCCAACGAAGTTGAAGAGGAGATCAAGTTGATGCGTGAATCCATCGAAACAGAGAAGGCAGAGGAAGGCTCGATTGGGCAAAACCTAGGACAGAAACTCAAGGGTGCATTAGCTAATGAAGTTATACGAAGAGCACTCTACGCAGGCATCATAGTGCAAGTTACTCAGCAGTTTGTTGGCATTAACACTATCATGTATTACAGCCCTACCATTGTTCAATTCGCTGGAATAGCCTTGAATTCCACGGCTCTTGCGGTTTCTCTGGTTACTTCTGGTCTGAATGCCTTCCACggctcttttttgtttttctgataATAACAAACACAACTATGGTAATTCGAGGACAGAGTATGTTGTGATGAAGGCAGAAGCAGAGGTGGTAGAGGAGATGATAAAGAAAAGGACAGTGTGCTTGGTGGATGAACTCTTCTTGGAGTGTAAGAATGAGTGGTGGCAGAAGGGGAAGAGAAAGAGTAGTCGAAGACGAAGAGCATATTGGGAGTGCTTAGCCTTGTATGGAAGGCTGAGAGATGAGGGTGTTGCAGTTCACCAATGGTGGGGTTGaatttgaattggattgaaaggAGAACTTAATTATTAAGGTGCATAGTCTTTTGTGTTTCGCTTAATGGTCACCACTCTCCAGTGTTATATTATGATTTGATGATTGTCCTGTTTCTAGTTTCTTTCTGTATTTTGGAATTTGTCAATAAGGAATGCCAAGAATGGTGCATGTTGTACTCTATCATTGTGATGTGATCGTACTATAAATAAAGAATAAAGGCTTGTTTTCCATGATTCTTTTGTTGTTCTGTTCAATGGAGCTATAGTAAGCTTGTGATGCCATTATTTAATTGCCTTGGTTTAGCAGAAAGGCTAAgaagattatttttttttaatttgattaataTGCTAGTATACAATGCAGATCTCTAGTAATATCTATATCAAAATTTTCATTCTTAAAACGTTTAAAAAGTATTAGGATGAGCTAGAAATTATTTTCATTATCTCCCTAACATCCGCATTCATGTTGCTGGTTCGGAGCCTTGCTATAATATAGTTTCTTAAATCCTTTTACGAGAATCCCAAGTTAGACGGCCCCCCAGTCTCATTTGCCAAAGTTAGGAATGTCTTATTTGGTCGAATCACAGGCTCATCATTATCCTCGATCACGCACTTCGCATGCATGGTCAGCTCCCTATACTTATGGAGTTATGGTAGTGCACCGCCTTTCTCACTGAACATGGGTGCGAGTGCCTCAACTCAACCTTGAACAAAATTCACTCCTGCATGTCCTTATCAAACTTCACATATATCCTTGTCTTACACCCAGCAGCTGAAATCGTGTTCTTTCACGTTGGTGCTTTGACACAAGACTCGCGGAACTCGTCGCGATTACAGTGGATAGTTTGGTTAACAggtttctttgtgttcttgtcaCATGTTGTCATCCTTATCTTAGTTACAAATCCTACTTTCTTTGCGTAAGTAACATAGAATTCATGAGCTATCTGCAACTGCGCAAACCGTATTTCAACTCTTGGTATTTCGTCTTCTTGAAGGCAACCGTGATCCGGTAACTATATTTCAGATTAATTACAAAAAAATCATTACCATTAATGATCAAATCAAACATGTGGATCATGACTACATAAAATTAAACTAGAGACCAAAACTTCGTAACCGAAATCCATCTCTTCACTTCAAACCTCAGTAACATTCGACAGTTGCATGGCTTACAATTTCAAAATAAACACAGAAAcccaaagaaaacaaaaataaatcctTATTATATAAGTATTGTAACTACTATAGATTCTCTTTCACAATATCACTCTACCTCACATAGCTGAACATGCAGTAGATACAATTACCATACACATAATTCAGTCCTTGATTTCACAGCCTGCATCATCCTAGAGTTGCTTTTTTtattcattcaataatcatcatgtATAATTATATACATAAATTCTTATCTACACGTGCAGGATGCATATAAGCATaccattaattataaaataatcatATAAGCATACCATTAATTAATTGATGCAAATTCTGCATACATATAAGCATATAAGCATGAAAAATAAGCATATAATATGCAGGAAGCATATAAGTATACCATACCATTATAAAACAATCATATAAGCATGCCATGATTAATTAATTTATGCAAATTCtccatatatatacacatatcatTCAATATAAAACAATCACAAATTTGGTTGAATCACAAATTCTCCATCACATTTGGGTAAgcattaaacataaaaataaacacgCCATTTGCATTGAGATTTAAAATCTACATCAATTGAAAATAACCATCCATTATCATTGTTTTGAACATAAGTTACTCACCTTATTCGCTTGCTCGCCGTCGACAACGAAATGGTCGGCTATGTTTTCATGTGGATTTGATGAATTTTCATTACTGACGACAGATGGAACACAACCCAGCGGTTCAACCATATCGCACTCCATTAAGGAACTTTGCCTGGGTGATGTGCGTGAAGGAGGAAGCACACTTGAAACACCTTCATCTTGCGACGTCGACATCGGGAAGAAGGCACACACCAGCTGTACACTGTCTTCGCTGAACGTCCGGATTGCTACGTTGCCGCGAAGATCGACCAAACGAGAGGAACGTCGTGCTGGGCGGTGGACTGTGTGGATGACGAAGCCGGTCGGAACAAACTTGGACGGCAAGCGGTGATCGTAGCGGCGCTGCACCAGCGAGATTCTCGAAAAAATGGAGAGAATGGAAGTCACACCGTATTGAGAGGAGGTCGTTGTTTTGATTCTACAGCTGACGATAAtcctaatttattttaaattttaaattaaaataaattcaaaattaattaattatctattatttaattttaatttcaatttaatcccATTATATACATTGTATAATACATATATTGActccttatttaaaaaaaaatatatatcagcTGATTCGGTGCTTGAAATTACTATAAGAAAAGTAGAAAACTAACGACCTGGTCAGCTCCACAATTTGGGACGGCTCTGTACTCTTCAGCGCCACTAAGAAGGAAGACGCCTTTTGGCTTTTTGACGCATTGGTTTGTGTTTGGCTGTTAATAGGGAGCGCGTCACACTTGTTGCTCTCATCTTTCTCCACCTTTTATATCCCCTTTGATAATTAACccgcttttttgttttttgtttttttttttcagtaaaATAAATGATTGCAGAACACCGTTTCGGAAACTCTTTTGTGTAATTTTGTTCCACGCGCCAAGACAAAGACAGAAGATAGAAAGAGCCCGCCCAGTCGCCCACAGCGAAGGGAAGGAAGAAGGATCGTAAGCTTTCAATTTGGACACAAGGAAGACGCTTGTAACTTTTAAATCCTTACCTACTACCACTGCtccaaaaaagggaaaaaaaaaagtaaaaagaaaaaacccGATAAAAAGAGAAGGTTTTGCATATTGTGTGGGATAAATTGGAAAGCTCCAGTTGTGTGGTGGTTGTGAATTTTTATTGGAAAATTAAAGGAGTTGACACGGTGGTNNNNNNNNNNNNNNNNNNNNNNNNNNNNNNNNNNNNNNNNNNNNNNNNNNNNNNNNNNNNNNNNNNNNNNNNNNNNNNNNNNNNNNNNNNNNNNNNNNNNNNNNNNNNNNNNNNNNNNNNNNNNNNNNNNNNNNNNNNNNNNNNNNNNNNNNNNNNNNNNNNNNNNNNNNNNNNNNNNNNNNNNNNNNNNNNNNNNNNNNNNNNNNNNNNNNNNNNNNNNNNNNNNNNNNNNNNNNNNNNNNNNNNNNNNNNNNNNNNNNNNNNNNNNNNNNNNNNNNNNNNNNNNNNNNNNNNNNNNNNNNNNNNNNNNNNNNNNNNNNNNNNNNNNNNNNNNNNNNNNNNNNNNNNNNNNNNNNNNNNNNNNNNNNNNNNNNNNNNNNNNNNNNNNNNNNNNNNNNNNNNNNNNNNNNNNNNNNNNNNNNNNNNNNNNNNNNNNNNNNNNNNNNNNNNNNNNNNNNNNNNNNNNNNNNNNNNNNNNNNNNNNNNNNNNNNNNNNNNNNNNNNNNNNNNNNNNNNNNNNNNNNNNNNNNNNNNNNNNNNNNNNNNNNNNNNNNNNNNNNNNNNNNNNNNNNNNNNNNNNNNNNNNNNNNNNNNNNNNNNNNNNNNNNNNNNNNNNNNNNNNNNNNNNNNNNNNNNNNNNNNNNNNNNNNNNNNNNNTGATTTTGTcgcattttttttttatcattcgtGATTGCTCTCATTTCATATTTATGAAGGTCTGGATCTCGGTTTTATTGATACGGTAAACGAAGGTGCTTATAAATTACAATTCTGGATAATATTCTCGTCTAAGTCCCATTACACTTTTATAATACTACCATTTTCTTTTATATTaattccaaaagaaaaaaaagaaactcggaataaaaaaattcaatgcaAATTGCAAAGACGTGTTGAGCTGTTTCCCTTTCTAATTCCACTTTCCATTTACCTCGTAGCATAAGTGATTGTATTTGTTGATTTGTTCCGCTCTCTCAGTCGTCACTGCTTGTGTCTCAGAAATTTGTATTAGGTTTGTGttgatttctctctctctctctctctctctttctctctgccAATGTCACAATGGTGTAGCGACGCTTTGCTCTGCTTTCACCACGCGTCTCTCACCATTATCATTCCTCTTTCCATTTTCCCTTTTCCGACAATGACATTTAACTCCTAGtcccttttccttcttcttcttcttcttcttcttccatttaaGGTTGTGGTGTTTCTGGCTAGTTTCGTCAGAGAGATCAGGGTCCTCcaaaaaagacaaaaatatatactaaaaatgGCACCTTTGTTCAGCTGGGGTGCGAAAGAGAGCCACCGTGGAACACCGGTGGTGGTGAAGATGGAGAACCCAAACTGGTCCATGGTGGAGCTCGAGGGTCCTTCCGACGAAGACTTGATCATTGGTGGTGGTCGTGAAAATTCGAGTCGCACAGGGGAAAAAAGAAGAGGCAAAAACGCAAAGCAACTCACCTGGGTTCTTCTCCTTAAAGCACATAAAGCAGCCGGTTGTTTAGCCTCCGTAGCCCCGGCATTGTACGTCCTGGCCTCCGCCGTGAAGCGCCGCGTGGCCTCCGGAAGAACAGACGAGGACGCAGACTCAACGGTGAAGAGCAGATTCTACTCTTGCATCAAGGTTTTTCTGTGGCTTTCGGTGGCACTCTTGTGTTTTGAAATTGCTGCGTATTTGAAAGGGTGGCATTTGGGTTCTCCAAGTCTTCAGTTGGAATTTTATTTGCTTTGGGCACCTTCTTTTGGAGTGAAGGATTTCTTCGATTGGGTTTATTCTCGGTGGGTTTTGGTTCGTGTGGAGTACCTTGCTCCACCTCTTCAGTTTCTCGCCaatgtgtgtattattctctttatCATTCAGAGTTTCGATAGGCTTCTTCTCTGCTTGGGTTGTTTCTGGATCCGATTTAAGAGGATCAAACCCATCCCCAAAGATGCACCTCTGGATCTTGAATCTGGAGAGAAAGGTTACTTCCCCATGGTGCTTGTTCAGATCCCCATGTGCAATGAGAAAGAGGTAACACTCTTAACACGCATAACACCCACCATGTGTTTGAAAATTTGTCTCATTAATGTGTGCTTTCTTTTATGTTTGTTTAGGTTTACCAGCAATCTATTGCGGCCGTGTGCAATTTGGATTGGCCAAAGTCCAAGTTGTTGATTCAGGTGCTTGATGATTCTGATGACCCAACAACGCAGTTGCTGATCAAGGAGGAGGTGCAAAAATGGCAACATGAGGGTGCCAATATTTTCTACCGCCATCGCGTCATTAGGGATGGTTACAAGGCTGGGAACCTGAAATCCGCCATGAATTGTAGCTATGTCAAGGACTATGAGTTCGTTGCAATCTTTGATGCTGACTTTCAACCGACACCAGATTTCCTTAAGAGAACAGTTCCTCATTTTAAGGTGTTACTCATTAGGAAACCAGGGTTACCTTTATCTTTTCTGCTTAAATGAATGATGAAATAGTATGTTTATGCTTTATGATCAAAATTGTGATCCTCCTGGTGATACTGCAGGATAATGAGGAACTAGGACTTGTTCAAGCAAGATGGTCTTTTGTGAATAAGGATGAGAA includes:
- the LOC107606341 gene encoding inositol transporter 4, which codes for MALDARCSRRSCFGSVHIDVYPSLSHLDGCIGSKEDEAKQILSKIYPPNEVEEEIKLMRESIETEKAEEGSIGQNLGQKLKGALANEVIRRALYAGIIVQVTQQFVGINTIMYYSPTIVQFAGIALNSTALAVSLVTSGLNAFHGSFLFF